The following are encoded together in the Vigna angularis cultivar LongXiaoDou No.4 chromosome 9, ASM1680809v1, whole genome shotgun sequence genome:
- the LOC108347023 gene encoding ERBB-3 BINDING PROTEIN 1 isoform X4, with protein MSFAITKFRKIEKGVACPTCISVNNVVCHFSPLDNDESVLKAHTHVLQEGPITGRAEDVIAAANTAAEVALRLVRPGKKGC; from the exons ATGAGTTTCGCAATCACGAAATTTAG GAAGATTGAGAAAGGAGTTGCTTGTCCCACATGTATATCAGTAAACAACGTAGTCTGCCATTTCTCTCCACTAGACAATGACGAGTCAGTGTTGAAAG CTCACACCCATGTACTTCAAGAAGGTCCTATTACAGGAAGGGCAGAAGATGTCATTGCTGCTGCAAATACTGCTGCAGAGGTGGCCTTGAGGCTTGTCAGGCCAGGAAAGAAG GGATGCTGA
- the LOC108347023 gene encoding ERBB-3 BINDING PROTEIN 1 isoform X5 translates to MFLKIRKIEKGVACPTCISVNNVVCHFSPLDNDESVLKAHTHVLQEGPITGRAEDVIAAANTAAEVALRLVRPGKKGC, encoded by the exons ATGTTTCTGAAAATCAG GAAGATTGAGAAAGGAGTTGCTTGTCCCACATGTATATCAGTAAACAACGTAGTCTGCCATTTCTCTCCACTAGACAATGACGAGTCAGTGTTGAAAG CTCACACCCATGTACTTCAAGAAGGTCCTATTACAGGAAGGGCAGAAGATGTCATTGCTGCTGCAAATACTGCTGCAGAGGTGGCCTTGAGGCTTGTCAGGCCAGGAAAGAAG GGATGCTGA
- the LOC108347023 gene encoding ERBB-3 BINDING PROTEIN 1 isoform X2: MFLKIRVLIIGVVSCLCTQTENVYKNVNRKIEKGVACPTCISVNNVVCHFSPLDNDESVLKAHTHVLQEGPITGRAEDVIAAANTAAEVALRLVRPGKKGC, from the exons ATGTTTCTGAAAATCAG AGTTTTAATAATAGGTGTTGTTTCTTGTCTGTGTACGCAAACTGAAAATGTTTACAAGAATGTGAACAGGAAGATTGAGAAAGGAGTTGCTTGTCCCACATGTATATCAGTAAACAACGTAGTCTGCCATTTCTCTCCACTAGACAATGACGAGTCAGTGTTGAAAG CTCACACCCATGTACTTCAAGAAGGTCCTATTACAGGAAGGGCAGAAGATGTCATTGCTGCTGCAAATACTGCTGCAGAGGTGGCCTTGAGGCTTGTCAGGCCAGGAAAGAAG GGATGCTGA
- the LOC108347023 gene encoding uncharacterized protein LOC108347023 isoform X6: MSSNFHVFSTTRFAFSSSHPCTSRRSYYRKGRRCHCCCKYCCRGGLEACQARKEGMLKNWLKLKLNWDYDERGSY, from the exons ATGTCGTCAAATTTTCACGTCTTCTCAACAACGAGATTCGCATTCTCTAG CTCACACCCATGTACTTCAAGAAGGTCCTATTACAGGAAGGGCAGAAGATGTCATTGCTGCTGCAAATACTGCTGCAGAGGTGGCCTTGAGGCTTGTCAGGCCAGGAAAGAAG GGATGCTGAAGAATTGGCTGAAGTTGAAGCTAAATTGGGATTATGATGAAAGAGGATCTTATTGA
- the LOC108347023 gene encoding ERBB-3 BINDING PROTEIN 1 isoform X1: MSSNFHVFSTTRFAFSRVLIIGVVSCLCTQTENVYKNVNRKIEKGVACPTCISVNNVVCHFSPLDNDESVLKAHTHVLQEGPITGRAEDVIAAANTAAEVALRLVRPGKKGC; the protein is encoded by the exons ATGTCGTCAAATTTTCACGTCTTCTCAACAACGAGATTCGCATTCTCTAG AGTTTTAATAATAGGTGTTGTTTCTTGTCTGTGTACGCAAACTGAAAATGTTTACAAGAATGTGAACAGGAAGATTGAGAAAGGAGTTGCTTGTCCCACATGTATATCAGTAAACAACGTAGTCTGCCATTTCTCTCCACTAGACAATGACGAGTCAGTGTTGAAAG CTCACACCCATGTACTTCAAGAAGGTCCTATTACAGGAAGGGCAGAAGATGTCATTGCTGCTGCAAATACTGCTGCAGAGGTGGCCTTGAGGCTTGTCAGGCCAGGAAAGAAG GGATGCTGA
- the LOC108347023 gene encoding ERBB-3 BINDING PROTEIN 1 isoform X3, producing MSSNFHVFSTTRFAFSRKIEKGVACPTCISVNNVVCHFSPLDNDESVLKAHTHVLQEGPITGRAEDVIAAANTAAEVALRLVRPGKKGC from the exons ATGTCGTCAAATTTTCACGTCTTCTCAACAACGAGATTCGCATTCTCTAG GAAGATTGAGAAAGGAGTTGCTTGTCCCACATGTATATCAGTAAACAACGTAGTCTGCCATTTCTCTCCACTAGACAATGACGAGTCAGTGTTGAAAG CTCACACCCATGTACTTCAAGAAGGTCCTATTACAGGAAGGGCAGAAGATGTCATTGCTGCTGCAAATACTGCTGCAGAGGTGGCCTTGAGGCTTGTCAGGCCAGGAAAGAAG GGATGCTGA